From Stenotrophomonas nitritireducens, the proteins below share one genomic window:
- a CDS encoding chitinase → MKSISLLFSALVLVSTFGCQATSKPAAAGGVGVAPGHSHPLPRHALVGYLHNFDNGQGLLPVAKVDDSWDVIVLAFADDMGEGKVAFNPDPALDRTQLIADIAAKRAQGKIVVLSFGGELGTVTLNTQRDEDNFVRTTAEAINTFGFDGIDVDLEKIAGVVHGAPVIPHLVSAVKRLHEMYPNLYVSMAPEHPYVQGGLVSMDGIWGAYLPLIDGLRDELDLLHVQLYNNGGLPTPYRAEKYPGGSVDMMVGSAKMLIEGFDLAGGKGRFAGLRADQVALALPSGLRAAGNGYATPADINRAFDCLTTATQCDELKPARPHPDFRGVMTWSINWDVADGRAFSEPVGQHLRAARTR, encoded by the coding sequence ATGAAGTCGATCAGTCTGTTGTTCTCCGCGTTGGTGCTTGTTTCCACATTCGGTTGCCAGGCAACGTCCAAGCCCGCTGCGGCGGGCGGCGTGGGTGTCGCGCCCGGGCACAGCCATCCGTTGCCCAGACATGCGCTGGTGGGCTATCTGCACAATTTCGACAATGGCCAGGGGCTGCTGCCGGTCGCCAAGGTGGATGACAGTTGGGATGTGATCGTGCTGGCCTTCGCCGATGACATGGGCGAGGGCAAGGTGGCGTTCAACCCGGATCCGGCGCTGGATCGCACGCAGTTGATTGCAGACATTGCCGCCAAACGTGCACAGGGCAAGATCGTGGTGCTCTCCTTCGGCGGCGAGCTGGGCACGGTGACCTTGAACACGCAGCGCGATGAAGACAACTTCGTGCGCACTACCGCCGAGGCGATCAACACCTTCGGCTTCGACGGCATCGATGTCGACCTGGAGAAAATCGCAGGCGTTGTGCATGGCGCGCCGGTCATCCCGCACCTGGTATCCGCAGTGAAGCGGCTGCATGAGATGTACCCGAACCTGTATGTGTCGATGGCACCGGAGCATCCTTATGTGCAGGGTGGGCTGGTATCGATGGACGGTATCTGGGGAGCCTACCTGCCCCTGATCGATGGCCTGCGCGACGAGCTGGACCTGCTGCACGTGCAGCTCTACAACAATGGCGGCCTGCCCACGCCCTACCGCGCCGAGAAGTACCCGGGTGGCAGCGTCGACATGATGGTGGGCTCGGCCAAGATGCTGATCGAAGGCTTTGATCTGGCCGGCGGCAAGGGACGGTTTGCCGGGCTGCGTGCGGACCAGGTTGCGCTGGCGTTGCCGTCGGGCCTGCGCGCTGCCGGCAACGGTTATGCGACACCAGCGGACATAAACCGCGCCTTCGATTGCCTGACCACGGCCACCCAGTGCGATGAGCTGAAGCCGGCCCGGCCGCACCCGGATTTCCGAGGCGTGATGACCTGGTCGATCAACTGGGATGTGGCCGACGGTCGCGCGTTTTCCGAGCCGGTAGGCCAGCATCTGCGCGCAGCACGGACGCGCTGA
- a CDS encoding acyl-CoA dehydrogenase family protein produces MNTVAAQNLDESIAKQLFFGHIAEDVLFPYPQIRERDREMLGAMTDAIDQFLADKTADLRQYDRDAEQPPEFIQALRDMGLFGLIIPEEYGGLELSNGAYARVLGQTSSHDSSVSLTIGAHSSIGMKGLLLFGNDEQKQRYLPKLASGEMIAAFCLTEAGAGSDAAAIRTKAQRNDDGSWTLSGEKIWITNGGIADFYTVFARTDTPEGKVTAFIVEAGWDGVSHGPHEDKMGIRASSTTTVAFNDVRVPAANVLGPVGKGFKVAMNILNSGRTGLGGGAVGGMRALIRMACAQASERKQFGQPIAEFGLVREKIAQMTADCFAAESTVWMVAHLIDSGRTDYSVEAAMSKIFASEAVQRSCYEALQIAAGNGFMRELPYEQMTRDTRILSIFEGTNEILRLYVALNGLKGVGATLSELQSAVGGIFNDPIKGFGVLSDYAGRRVREATGYGTGRIRAPLNDALRPLARLCEKYTVELSKASDQLLRKHGKKIADQQHAQKRVADIAIDLFVGLCVLSRVESLLQAKHPAAEDAVKIARLFARQARRRMARNVRGLERNEDEIVESLAASVLERGGYAWDVM; encoded by the coding sequence GTGAATACCGTTGCAGCGCAGAACCTGGATGAAAGCATCGCCAAACAGCTGTTCTTCGGCCATATCGCCGAGGATGTGCTGTTCCCCTATCCGCAGATCCGCGAACGTGACCGCGAGATGCTGGGCGCGATGACGGACGCCATTGACCAGTTCCTGGCCGACAAGACCGCCGATCTGCGGCAGTACGACCGCGACGCCGAGCAGCCGCCGGAGTTCATCCAGGCGTTGCGGGACATGGGCCTGTTCGGACTGATCATCCCCGAGGAATACGGCGGGCTGGAGCTGTCCAATGGCGCCTATGCGCGGGTGCTGGGCCAGACCAGCAGCCATGACAGCTCGGTGTCGCTGACCATCGGCGCGCACAGTTCCATCGGCATGAAAGGCCTGCTGTTGTTCGGCAACGATGAGCAGAAGCAGCGTTACCTGCCCAAGCTTGCCAGCGGCGAGATGATTGCCGCGTTCTGCCTGACCGAAGCCGGCGCCGGCTCCGATGCCGCGGCCATCCGCACCAAGGCGCAACGCAACGACGACGGCAGCTGGACCCTGAGCGGCGAGAAGATCTGGATCACCAACGGCGGCATCGCCGATTTCTATACGGTGTTCGCGCGTACCGACACGCCGGAAGGCAAGGTCACCGCCTTTATCGTCGAGGCCGGCTGGGACGGCGTCAGCCACGGCCCGCACGAAGACAAGATGGGCATCCGTGCTTCCTCCACCACCACCGTTGCCTTCAACGACGTGCGCGTGCCGGCGGCCAATGTGCTGGGCCCGGTAGGCAAAGGCTTCAAGGTGGCGATGAACATCCTCAACAGCGGCCGCACCGGCCTGGGCGGTGGCGCGGTCGGCGGCATGCGTGCGCTGATCCGCATGGCCTGCGCACAGGCCAGCGAGCGCAAGCAGTTCGGCCAGCCGATCGCCGAGTTCGGCCTGGTGCGCGAGAAGATCGCGCAGATGACTGCCGACTGCTTCGCCGCCGAGAGCACGGTGTGGATGGTGGCGCATCTGATCGACAGCGGCCGCACCGACTATTCGGTGGAAGCGGCGATGAGCAAGATCTTCGCCAGCGAGGCGGTGCAGCGCAGCTGCTACGAAGCTTTGCAGATTGCCGCCGGCAACGGCTTCATGCGCGAGCTGCCGTACGAGCAGATGACCCGCGATACCCGCATCCTGTCGATCTTCGAGGGCACCAACGAGATCCTGCGCCTGTACGTGGCGCTCAATGGGTTGAAGGGCGTGGGCGCAACGCTGAGCGAACTACAGAGCGCGGTGGGCGGCATCTTCAACGACCCGATCAAGGGTTTCGGTGTACTCAGCGACTACGCCGGCCGCCGTGTGCGCGAAGCCACCGGCTACGGCACCGGCCGCATCCGCGCGCCGCTCAACGACGCGCTGCGGCCACTGGCGCGCCTGTGCGAGAAGTACACGGTGGAACTGTCCAAGGCATCAGACCAGCTGCTGCGCAAGCATGGCAAGAAGATCGCCGACCAGCAGCATGCGCAGAAGCGCGTGGCCGATATCGCCATCGATCTGTTTGTCGGGCTGTGTGTGCTGTCACGGGTGGAGAGCCTGCTGCAGGCCAAGCATCCGGCAGCAGAGGATGCGGTGAAGATCGCGCGGCTGTTCGCACGCCAGGCCCGTCGCCGCATGGCGCGCAATGTGCGTGGCCTGGAGCGCAATGAAGACGAGATCGTCGAATCGCTGGCGGCATCGGTACTGGAGCGCGGCGGCTACGCCTGGGACGTGATGTAA